The Azotosporobacter soli genome segment GCAAATATTTGTTATGCGGTACGGTTTGCGCAATCGCAGCAAGCGCCAGTACATTGTCCAAACTCATAATCAAGTCGGCAACTAAAATCACTTGTACGGCGCGTCGCAGAGAAAAGGCCGCTTCGCAATTCTCTTCTTCCTTCTTGCTGTCCAGCAGATGGATAGCAATCCACAAGAGAGCAAGACCTCCGGCAAACTGCAGGTAGGGGATATTCAACATCATCGCCGCAATAAACGTAAGAATCACACGCAGTACCACCGCACCGGCACTTCCCCAAAAAATAGCCGTCTTGCGTTGATCGACCGGCAGATTTTTGCTCGCCATCGCAATAATCACCGCATTGTCCCCGCTCAGAATCAGGTTCAAAAATAAAATACTACTTAACGCCATCAAAAACTCCGGACTGCTCACAATTAAAAACAATTCATACACAATAAAGTCCCCCTCAAAGCTAAATACAATCAAAAAAAGCCCTGCCTCTCTTTTGAGGCAAGGTCTTGCAAACAAATTAGCCAGCACCGCCGGAGCCGTTAAGCCCGTATTGACGACATATGCCGTTAAGCTACTCCCCTTCGCTCTATTCAATTGCTCTTTAAACATAGTATCACAAATATAGGTTACTTACAAGTTCATTTCAAGCAAAGTTCTCACTATGT includes the following:
- a CDS encoding TerC family protein → MYELFLIVSSPEFLMALSSILFLNLILSGDNAVIIAMASKNLPVDQRKTAIFWGSAGAVVLRVILTFIAAMMLNIPYLQFAGGLALLWIAIHLLDSKKEEENCEAAFSLRRAVQVILVADLIMSLDNVLALAAIAQTVPHNKYLLIGVGLATSIPMVVFGAQLLVKVLDRFPFTMYAGAGILGYAAAMLMLGDKSLGAFLQGYALLLQIGLTLGVMTCGYVRRRMASAAAKREAA